The Pygocentrus nattereri isolate fPygNat1 chromosome 1, fPygNat1.pri, whole genome shotgun sequence genome window below encodes:
- the LOC108444406 gene encoding fMet-Leu-Phe receptor-like, which yields MTSNGTLIVVPHANIVGKNDKTTIDIDAIMDNVTIVLYTITVLLGTTGNAVVIWMAGFSLKPNVTNVWLVNLAVADLIFCLTRVTSLIKKLFYDYWPFGIFLCKFNGFFKYGNMFCSVFLLAVISIDRALCVWRPVFTRRRRTLLAARLISLGVWIVAVIFSAPYYVYRQVYLGKNNLSKCSLEVKESTEGDNTTKLALYSIRFTCGFLLPFLVILTCYALAGLGIRRTHISRKSRPLRILVSLVCAFFLCWGPYHCLLLAKMVNSKSQAVKVGLPIAKGVAYFNSCVNPLLYFCMGLDIRQRFSQSLSGVYRRALAEEWDGQTLQSQERSVDESSSHNTQVKVTGMTTAEK from the exons ATGACCTCCAACGGCACTCTCATCGTTGTCCCCCATGCCAACATTGTcggaaaaaatgacaaaacaacaATAGACATTGATGCTATTATGGATAATGTCACTATTGTCCTTTACACCATAACTGTCCTACTGGGCACCACTGGGAATGCTGtggtcatctggatggcagggTTCTCTCTGAAGCCGAACGTCACCAACGTGTGGTTGGTCAACCTGGCTGTGGCTGACCTGATTTTCTGCCTGACACGTGTCACTTCTTTGATTAAGAAGCTCTTCTATGATTATTGGCCTTTCGGAATCTTCCTCTGCAAGTTCAATGGGTTCTTCAAGTATGGCAAcatgttctgcagtgttttcctcCTAGCTGTTATCAGCATTGACCGGGCTCTTTGTGTGTGGCGGCCGGTGTTCACTAGGCGGCGGCGGACTCTACTTGCCGCTCGACTCATCAGCTTAGGAGTTTGGATTGTGGCAGTGATCTTCAGTGCGCCATATTATGTGTACCGGCAAGTCTATCTTGGCAAGAACAACTTGAGCAAGTGCTCCTTGGAG GTCAAGGAGTCAACTGAAGGCGACAACACAACTAAACTGGCCTTGTACAGCATTCGCTTCACCTGCGGCTTTCTGCTGCCCTTCCTGGTCATCCTTACCTGCTATGCACTCGCTGGTTTAGGGATACGCCGAACACACATTTCACGCAAATCACGACCCCTTCGAATTCTTGTTTCACTGGTCTGTGCCTTCTTCTTGTGCTGGGGGCCATATCACTGCCTCCTTTTGGCAAAGATGGTGAATAGCAAGAGCCAGGCAGTAAAAGTGGGTCTACCCATAGCAAAGGGTGTGGCCTACTTCAACAGCTGTGTGAATCCACTCCTATACTTCTGTATGGGTCTGGACATTAGGCAACGCTTTAGCCAAAGCTTGTCTGGGGTTTACCGCAGAGCTCTAGCTGAGGAGTGGGATGGGCAGACATTACAGTCTCAGGAGCGTTCCGTAGATGAGAGTTCCAGTCACAATACACAAGTCAAAGTGACAGGAATGACTACAGCTGAAAAATAA
- the LOC108444396 gene encoding protein NLRC3-like isoform X1 translates to MQKSESDPFTSHPVSDGDPTVKPAQTDQGRQMCDKGVRPGSSRLRQSDDSVNQPKSLQSGKKRVWMEESDSSSQKSDSSVIQPVHLSHGPAGKRNQADSSTPDHLSVKSESSMIQPVVFSQGEQSQQSRVQMDSSVPDHLSMKSEGSMIQPIVFRQGEQSKEVQMDSSVPDHLSMKSEGSMIQPIVFRQGEQSKQVHMDSLTPDHLSMKSEGSMIQPIVFSQGEQSKDTVYQPEHNRPCSSAAGITEPGHMELSLCQKHNRDLAMLCISDKNPICKECAVKDHRDHEKQYLKIPAVPDTLTTLQNMLGSMSTSEFREFKRNLSHEYPECFETLDVNSSAQRVAERMIRSFSEDQVLKVSIQLASVKKILKCQEKIKEKLRMKFGHIREGLALQKTHVVLHDIYTELYITEGGSDAVQSEHEVRLIEKAAKNFSKQETPVKLTDLFKSPSESEDYIRMVLTKGIAGIGKTVSVQKFILDWAENKANQDIDLILPLFFRDLNLEKKDCSLMELLRGYFFELKDIETIENGIKVLLVLDGLDECRLSLDFESTRNCFDIMEPASVEVLLTNLIRGNLLPRALLWITSRPAATNQIPSYCVQRVTEVRGFNDLQKEEYFHKKCTNSDLANTMIKHVKSSRTLHMMCHIPIFCWITATVLDIMLKYTEFGEIPENQTQLYTHYLLIQTGLKNRRYQKAIHEDLRKLSESDRKMILNLAKLAFQELEKGNLIFYEDDLKECGIGINDASDFSSMCTQLFREEFGLYRERVFCFLHLSVQEHLAAVHVLCTYLNEGINVLESDGHTSTTLQATLTSVLKTAVEKTLENENGHFDQFLRFLLGLSVESNQKLLRGLLHHHHQEHLEKSDEIVSFIKRKISEETITETAAINLFHCLNEINQNDLVKDIQKHSEKELKPEECSALAFVLLMSEDVMEVFDLKQYKTEPSNRQRLLPVIRASRKAILSGCELSEKACETVASALRIGNSPVRELDLSNCNIGDSGVRHICSGLKSPHCRLEILRLADCKITAESCESLASTLQSNLLELDLSFNKLTDSGVKVLEPWLRSEQCKVQRMGLRQCHLTKDYCRSLNEVLSSCQTKQMDLDLGGNDQN, encoded by the exons ATGCAGAAGTCCGAGTCAGACCCATTTACCTCTCATCCAGTGAGTGATGGGGACCCAACAGTGAAACCAGCCCAGACTGATCAAGGAAGGCAGATGTGTGACAAAGG GGTCCGGCCAGGCTCATCCAGACTTAGGCAGAGCGATGATTCAGTCAATCAGCCCAAAAGCCTACAGTCTGGAAAAAAGAG GGTTTGGATGGAGGAGAGTGACTCATCCTCACAGAAGAGTGACAGCTCAGTGATTCAGCCAGTCCATTTGAGTCATGGGCCTGCAGGCAAAAG gAATCAGGCAGACTCATCAACACCAGATCATCTTTCAGTGAAGAGTGAAAGCTCAATGATTCAGCCAGTAGTTTTCAGTCAAGGAGAACAGTCTCAACAGTCAAG GGTTCAGATGGACTCATCAGTACCAGATCATCTTTCAATGAAGAGCGAAGGCTCAATGATTCAACCAATAGTTTTCCGTCAAGGAGAGCAGTCGAAAGA GGTTCAGATGGACTCATCAGTACCAGATCATCTTTCAATGAAGAGCGAAGGCTCAATGATTCAACCAATAGTTTTCCGTCAAGGAGAGCAGTCGAAACA gGTTCATATGGACTCATTAACACCAGACCATCTTTCAATGAAGAGCGAAGGCTCAATGATTCAGCCAATAGTTTTCAGTCAAGGAGAACAGTCTAAAGATACAGTGTACCAACCAGAGCACAATAGACCTTGCTCTAGTGCTGCTGGAATTACGGAGCCTGGTCACATGGAGCTAAGTCTCTGCCAAAAACATAACAGAGATCTGGCTATGTTGTGCATAAGTGATAAGAATCCTATTTGCAAGGAGTGTGCAGTGAAGGATCACAGAGATCATgaaaaacagtacttaaag ATTCCAGCTGTACCAGACACTTTAACCACTCTGCAGAACATGCTGGGCAGCATGAGTACCTCTGAGTTTCGAGAGTTCAAAAGAAATTTATCTCATGAATACCCAGAATGTTTTGAGACACTGGACGTTAATTCTAGTGCTCAACGTGTTGCTGAAAGGATGATTAGGAGCTTCTCTGAAGATCAGGTTTTGAAAGTCAGCATTCAGTTGGCATCAG TCAAAAAAATACTCAAGTGTCAAGAAAAGATCAAGGAAAAGCTAAGAATGAAATTTGGACACATTCGTGAAGGACTTGCACTACAGAAGACACATGTTGTGTTACATGACATCTACACAGAACTCTATATCACTGAGGGTGGTAGTGATGCAGTCCAAAGTGAACATGAAGTGAGACTAATTGAGAAAGCTGCTAAGAATTTCAGCAAACAGGAAACTCCAGTTAAGTTAACAGACCTTTTTAAATCACCATCTGAATCGGAAGACTACATTAGAATGGTTTTAACCAAAGGAATTGCTGGTATTGGAAAAACAGTGTCTGTTCAAAAGTTCATCCTTGACTGGGCAGAAAATAAAGCAAATCAAGACATTGACCTCAtactccctctcttcttccGTGATCTGAACCTTGAGAAGAAAGACTGCAGTCTGATGGAGCTTCTGCGGGGATATTTTTTTGAGCTCAAAGACATTGAAACTATTGAGAACGGCATTaaagttttgcttgttttggaCGGACTGGATGAATGTCGGCTCTCCTTAGACTTTGAAAGCACTAGGAACTGTTTTGATATAATGGAGCCAGCATCAGTGGAGGTGCTTCTGACAAACCTAATAAGGGGAAATCTACTACCCCGTGCACTTCTCTGGATTACTTCTCGTCCTGCtgcaaccaatcagattccCTCTTATTGTGTACAACGAGTGACCGAAGTCAGAGGGTTCAATGACCTACAGAAAGAAGAGTACTTTCACAAGAAATGCACCAACTCTGATTTGGCCAACACAATGATAAAGCATGTGAAATCGTCTCGGACCTTACACATGATGTGCCACATACCAATTTTCTGCTGGATTACAGCAACAGTCCTGGACATAATGCTAAAATACACAGAGTTTGGTGAAATTCCAGAAAATCAGACTCAGCTGTACACACATTACCTACTCATTCAGACTGGCTTGAAAAATAGAAGGTATCAGAAAGCCATACATGAAGATTTGCGCAAGTTGTCAGAAAGTGACAGAAAGATGATCTTGAATTTGGCAAAGTTAGCTTTCCAAGAGCTGGAGAAAGGTAATTTGATATTCTATGAAGATGACCTGAAGGAATGTGGCATCGGCATAAATGATGCATCAGATTTTTCCTCTATGTGTACACAGCTCTTCAGAGAAGAGTTTGGACTGTACAGAGAACGAGTCTTCTGTTTCCTACACCTGAGTGTCCAGGAGCATTTGGCTGCTGTTCATGTTCTGTGCACATATCTGAATGAGGGCATTAATGTTCTTGAGTCAGACGGCCATACAAGCACAACACTGCAGGCAACACTGACCAGTGTTCTTAAGACTGCAGTAGAGAAGACCTTGGAAAATGAGAATGGACACTTTGACCAGTTTCTGCGCTTCCTTTTGGGCCTTTCTGTTGAGTCCAATCAGAAGCTCCTCCGGGGTCttctacatcatcatcatcaggaaCACCTCGAGAAGAGTGATGAGATTGTCAGCTTCATCAAGAGGAAAATCAGTGAGGAAACCATAACAGAGACAGCAGCCATTAACCTTTTTCACTGcttgaatgaaataaatcaaaatgacttggtGAAGGATATCCAAAAGCATTCGGAGAAAGAACTGAAGCCGGAGGAGTGTTCAGCTCTGGCCTTTGTGTTGCTGATGTCAGAGGATGTGATGGAAGTGTTTGAtcttaaacaatacaaaacagagCCATCAAATCGCCAAAGACTTCTGCCTGTCATCAGAGCGTCAAGAAAGGCCAT ACTTTCCGGCTGTGAACTCTCAGAAAAAGCATGTGAAACTGTGGCCTCAGCGCTTCGCATAGGAAATTCTCCTGTAAGAGAGCTGGATCTGAGTAACTGCAACATAGGAGATTCAGGAGTGAGACACATCTGCAGTGGGCTGAAGAGCCCACACTGCCGACTTGAGATATTGAG
- the LOC108444396 gene encoding protein NLRC3-like isoform X2: MQKSESDPFTSHPVSDGDPTVKPAQTDQGRQMCDKGVWMEESDSSSQKSDSSVIQPVHLSHGPAGKRNQADSSTPDHLSVKSESSMIQPVVFSQGEQSQQSRVQMDSSVPDHLSMKSEGSMIQPIVFRQGEQSKEVQMDSSVPDHLSMKSEGSMIQPIVFRQGEQSKQVHMDSLTPDHLSMKSEGSMIQPIVFSQGEQSKDTVYQPEHNRPCSSAAGITEPGHMELSLCQKHNRDLAMLCISDKNPICKECAVKDHRDHEKQYLKIPAVPDTLTTLQNMLGSMSTSEFREFKRNLSHEYPECFETLDVNSSAQRVAERMIRSFSEDQVLKVSIQLASVKKILKCQEKIKEKLRMKFGHIREGLALQKTHVVLHDIYTELYITEGGSDAVQSEHEVRLIEKAAKNFSKQETPVKLTDLFKSPSESEDYIRMVLTKGIAGIGKTVSVQKFILDWAENKANQDIDLILPLFFRDLNLEKKDCSLMELLRGYFFELKDIETIENGIKVLLVLDGLDECRLSLDFESTRNCFDIMEPASVEVLLTNLIRGNLLPRALLWITSRPAATNQIPSYCVQRVTEVRGFNDLQKEEYFHKKCTNSDLANTMIKHVKSSRTLHMMCHIPIFCWITATVLDIMLKYTEFGEIPENQTQLYTHYLLIQTGLKNRRYQKAIHEDLRKLSESDRKMILNLAKLAFQELEKGNLIFYEDDLKECGIGINDASDFSSMCTQLFREEFGLYRERVFCFLHLSVQEHLAAVHVLCTYLNEGINVLESDGHTSTTLQATLTSVLKTAVEKTLENENGHFDQFLRFLLGLSVESNQKLLRGLLHHHHQEHLEKSDEIVSFIKRKISEETITETAAINLFHCLNEINQNDLVKDIQKHSEKELKPEECSALAFVLLMSEDVMEVFDLKQYKTEPSNRQRLLPVIRASRKAILSGCELSEKACETVASALRIGNSPVRELDLSNCNIGDSGVRHICSGLKSPHCRLEILRLADCKITAESCESLASTLQSNLLELDLSFNKLTDSGVKVLEPWLRSEQCKVQRMGLRQCHLTKDYCRSLNEVLSSCQTKQMDLDLGGNDQN, translated from the exons ATGCAGAAGTCCGAGTCAGACCCATTTACCTCTCATCCAGTGAGTGATGGGGACCCAACAGTGAAACCAGCCCAGACTGATCAAGGAAGGCAGATGTGTGACAAAGG GGTTTGGATGGAGGAGAGTGACTCATCCTCACAGAAGAGTGACAGCTCAGTGATTCAGCCAGTCCATTTGAGTCATGGGCCTGCAGGCAAAAG gAATCAGGCAGACTCATCAACACCAGATCATCTTTCAGTGAAGAGTGAAAGCTCAATGATTCAGCCAGTAGTTTTCAGTCAAGGAGAACAGTCTCAACAGTCAAG GGTTCAGATGGACTCATCAGTACCAGATCATCTTTCAATGAAGAGCGAAGGCTCAATGATTCAACCAATAGTTTTCCGTCAAGGAGAGCAGTCGAAAGA GGTTCAGATGGACTCATCAGTACCAGATCATCTTTCAATGAAGAGCGAAGGCTCAATGATTCAACCAATAGTTTTCCGTCAAGGAGAGCAGTCGAAACA gGTTCATATGGACTCATTAACACCAGACCATCTTTCAATGAAGAGCGAAGGCTCAATGATTCAGCCAATAGTTTTCAGTCAAGGAGAACAGTCTAAAGATACAGTGTACCAACCAGAGCACAATAGACCTTGCTCTAGTGCTGCTGGAATTACGGAGCCTGGTCACATGGAGCTAAGTCTCTGCCAAAAACATAACAGAGATCTGGCTATGTTGTGCATAAGTGATAAGAATCCTATTTGCAAGGAGTGTGCAGTGAAGGATCACAGAGATCATgaaaaacagtacttaaag ATTCCAGCTGTACCAGACACTTTAACCACTCTGCAGAACATGCTGGGCAGCATGAGTACCTCTGAGTTTCGAGAGTTCAAAAGAAATTTATCTCATGAATACCCAGAATGTTTTGAGACACTGGACGTTAATTCTAGTGCTCAACGTGTTGCTGAAAGGATGATTAGGAGCTTCTCTGAAGATCAGGTTTTGAAAGTCAGCATTCAGTTGGCATCAG TCAAAAAAATACTCAAGTGTCAAGAAAAGATCAAGGAAAAGCTAAGAATGAAATTTGGACACATTCGTGAAGGACTTGCACTACAGAAGACACATGTTGTGTTACATGACATCTACACAGAACTCTATATCACTGAGGGTGGTAGTGATGCAGTCCAAAGTGAACATGAAGTGAGACTAATTGAGAAAGCTGCTAAGAATTTCAGCAAACAGGAAACTCCAGTTAAGTTAACAGACCTTTTTAAATCACCATCTGAATCGGAAGACTACATTAGAATGGTTTTAACCAAAGGAATTGCTGGTATTGGAAAAACAGTGTCTGTTCAAAAGTTCATCCTTGACTGGGCAGAAAATAAAGCAAATCAAGACATTGACCTCAtactccctctcttcttccGTGATCTGAACCTTGAGAAGAAAGACTGCAGTCTGATGGAGCTTCTGCGGGGATATTTTTTTGAGCTCAAAGACATTGAAACTATTGAGAACGGCATTaaagttttgcttgttttggaCGGACTGGATGAATGTCGGCTCTCCTTAGACTTTGAAAGCACTAGGAACTGTTTTGATATAATGGAGCCAGCATCAGTGGAGGTGCTTCTGACAAACCTAATAAGGGGAAATCTACTACCCCGTGCACTTCTCTGGATTACTTCTCGTCCTGCtgcaaccaatcagattccCTCTTATTGTGTACAACGAGTGACCGAAGTCAGAGGGTTCAATGACCTACAGAAAGAAGAGTACTTTCACAAGAAATGCACCAACTCTGATTTGGCCAACACAATGATAAAGCATGTGAAATCGTCTCGGACCTTACACATGATGTGCCACATACCAATTTTCTGCTGGATTACAGCAACAGTCCTGGACATAATGCTAAAATACACAGAGTTTGGTGAAATTCCAGAAAATCAGACTCAGCTGTACACACATTACCTACTCATTCAGACTGGCTTGAAAAATAGAAGGTATCAGAAAGCCATACATGAAGATTTGCGCAAGTTGTCAGAAAGTGACAGAAAGATGATCTTGAATTTGGCAAAGTTAGCTTTCCAAGAGCTGGAGAAAGGTAATTTGATATTCTATGAAGATGACCTGAAGGAATGTGGCATCGGCATAAATGATGCATCAGATTTTTCCTCTATGTGTACACAGCTCTTCAGAGAAGAGTTTGGACTGTACAGAGAACGAGTCTTCTGTTTCCTACACCTGAGTGTCCAGGAGCATTTGGCTGCTGTTCATGTTCTGTGCACATATCTGAATGAGGGCATTAATGTTCTTGAGTCAGACGGCCATACAAGCACAACACTGCAGGCAACACTGACCAGTGTTCTTAAGACTGCAGTAGAGAAGACCTTGGAAAATGAGAATGGACACTTTGACCAGTTTCTGCGCTTCCTTTTGGGCCTTTCTGTTGAGTCCAATCAGAAGCTCCTCCGGGGTCttctacatcatcatcatcaggaaCACCTCGAGAAGAGTGATGAGATTGTCAGCTTCATCAAGAGGAAAATCAGTGAGGAAACCATAACAGAGACAGCAGCCATTAACCTTTTTCACTGcttgaatgaaataaatcaaaatgacttggtGAAGGATATCCAAAAGCATTCGGAGAAAGAACTGAAGCCGGAGGAGTGTTCAGCTCTGGCCTTTGTGTTGCTGATGTCAGAGGATGTGATGGAAGTGTTTGAtcttaaacaatacaaaacagagCCATCAAATCGCCAAAGACTTCTGCCTGTCATCAGAGCGTCAAGAAAGGCCAT ACTTTCCGGCTGTGAACTCTCAGAAAAAGCATGTGAAACTGTGGCCTCAGCGCTTCGCATAGGAAATTCTCCTGTAAGAGAGCTGGATCTGAGTAACTGCAACATAGGAGATTCAGGAGTGAGACACATCTGCAGTGGGCTGAAGAGCCCACACTGCCGACTTGAGATATTGAG
- the lim2.4 gene encoding lens intrinsic membrane protein 2.4: MYSFMGGGLFCAFVANVLLVVSTATDYWMQYRLSGSYAHQGLWRYCMANKCYMQTASIAYWNATRAFMILSGMACFGGIMAGILSFAQFSAFERFNRSFAAGIMFFISTFFVLVAMAIYTGVTLSFLGKRFGDWRFSWSYILGWVAMLMTFFAGIFYMCAHRMYESRRVVGPR, from the exons ATGTACAGCTTTATGGGTGGCGGTCTATTCTGTGCCTTTGTGGCCAATGTCCTGCTGGTGGTGTCCACGGCGACGGACTACTGGATGCAGTACAGGCTGTCGGGCAGTTATGCACATCAGGGCCTCTGGAGATACTGCATGGCCAACAAATGCTACATGCAGACTGCAAGCATTG CATACTGGAATGCCACACGAGCATTCATGATCCTCTCAGGCATGGCATGCTTTGGAGGTATCATGGCAGGCATTCTGTCCTTTGCACAGTTCTCTGCCTTTGAGAGGTTCAACCGCTCTTTTGCTGCAGGCATCATGTTCTTCATCTCTA CTTTCTTCGTGCTAGTAGCCATGGCCATCTACACTGGAGTGACCCTGAGCTTCTTGGGCAAGCGCTTTGGTGACTGGCGCTTCTCCTGGTCCTACATACTGGGCTGGGTGGCCATGCTAATGACCTTCTTTGcag GGATATTCTATATGTGCGCCCACCGAATGTACGAGTCGAGGAGAGTGGTTGGACCTCGCTGA